In the Rhodoferax fermentans genome, AAACGCTCGCCAGCGACGCCGCTGAAGAAGGCCTCACCACTGGTGGCACCAAACATCACGGTGTTGCCAACGATGGTGTTTTTGGTGGATTCACCGCGGAAGTCGATGCTTGGGCGCACCACAACACGGCCGCCAGAGAGGCCCTTGCCGGTGTAGTCGTTGGCATCCCCAATCAGGTACAAGGTGATGCCCTTTGCCAGGAACGCACCAAAGGACTGGCCACCGGTGCCCTCCAACTGGATACGGATGGTGTCGTCGGGCAGACCTTCGGGGTGCACCTTGGTCACCGCGCCCGAGAGCATGGCGCCCACGGAACGGTTCACATTGCGTGCCACCTCGATGAACTGGACGCGCTCACCCTTGTCAATCGCTGGGCGGGATTTGGCGATCAGCACGTTGTCGAGCGCCTTCTCCAGACCGTGTTCCTGGTTTTCGATGTGGAACTTTGGCACATCGGCTGCGACGTTGGGCATCGCAAACAGGCGGCTGAAATCCAGGCCACTGGCCTTCCAGTGCTCGATGCCGGAGCGGGTGTCGAGCAGGTCGGCGCGGCCGATCATGTCGTCAAACTTGCGGATACCCAACTGGGCCATGATCTGGCGCACTTCTTCGGCGATGAAGAAGAAATAGTTGACCACATGCTCGGGCTTGCCAGAGAACTTCTGGCGCAGTACCGGATCTTGCGTCGCCACGCCCACCGGGCAGGTGTTGAGGTGGCACTTGCGCATCATGATGCAGCCTTCGACCACCAGCGGCGCGGTGGCAAAACCAAACTCGTCGGCACCCAGCAGGGCGCCAATGACGACATCACGGCCGGTTTTCATCTGACCGTCGGTCTGCACACGGATGCGGCTGCGCAGGCGGTTGAGCACCAGGATTTGCTGGGTCTCGGCCAGGCCGATTTCCCAGGGGCTGCCGCAGTGTTTGATGGACGACCAGGGCGAGGCACCGGTACCACCGTCGTGCCCGGCAATCACCACATGGTCAGCCTTGCACTTGGCCACACCGGCGGCGATGGTGCCCACACCGATCTCGGACACCAGCTTGACACTGATGGAGCTGTGCGGCGCCACGTTTTTCAGGTCGTGGATCAGCTGTGCCAGATCTTCAATCGAGTAAATGTCATGGTGCGGCGGCGGCGAAATCAGGCCGACACCGGGCACCGAGTAGCGCAGTTTGCCGATGTACTCGGACACCTTGCCACCTGGCAGTTGACCGCCCTCGCCCGGCTTGGCGCCCTGCGCCATCTTGATCTGGATCTGGTCCGCGCTGCTGAGGTATTCAGCGGTGACACCAAAACGCCCGGACGCCACCTGCTTGATGCGCGAACGCAGCGAGTCACCGTCTTGCAGTGGCATGTCGACCTCGACCACATCGGCACCAATCACACTCTTCAGGCTGTCGCCCTTCTTGATCGGGATGCCTTTGAGTTCGTTGCGGTAACGTGCGGGGTCTTCACCACCTTCGCCGGTGTTGCTCTTGCCGCCAATGCGGTTCATGGCCACGGCCAGCGTGGCATGGGCCTCGGTGGAGATGGAGCCCAGCGACATGGCGCCGGTGGCAAACCGTTTGACGATCTCTGCAGCGGACTCGACCTCATCGACGGAAATGGCCTTGGCCGGGTCGATCTTGAACTCAAACAGGCCACGCAGTGTCATGTGGCGCTTGCTCTGGTCATTGACGATCTGGGCGTATTCCTTGTAGGTGTTCCAGTTGTTGGCGCGGGTGCTGTGTTGCAACTTGGCAATCGCGTCCGGCGTCCACATGTGTTCTTCACCGCGGGCACGCCAGGCGTATTCACCACCGGCATCCAGCCGGGTGGCCAGCACCGGATCGGGACCAAACGCTTCCTTGTGACGGCGAATGGCTTCCTCGGCAATCTCGAACACGCTGATGCCTTCAACCCGACTCGGTGTGCCGGTGAAGTATTTCTCGACCGTGGCGGTCGACAGACCGATGGCCTCAAACAACTGCGCGCCGCAGTAGCTCATGTAGGTGGAGACACCCATCTTGGACATGATCTTGGACAGGCCCTTGCCCACCGCCTTGACGTAGTTGTAGATGGCTTTGTCCGCACTCAGGTCACCCGGCAGGTCTTTGCAGATGCTGGCCAGCGTTTCCATGGCCAGGTAGGGGTGAACCGCCTCGGCACCGTAACCGGCCAGCACACCAAAGTGGTGGACCTCACGCGCCGAGCCAGTCTCCACGACCAGACCGGCAGTGGTGCGCAGACCTTCACGCACCAGATGCTGGTGGATCGCGGAGAGCGCCAGCACCGCCGGAATCGCCACCTGGGTGGCGTTCATGGCGCGGTCACTGATGATCAGGATGTTGTGGCCGCCCTTGATGGCGTCCACCGCTTCGGCACACAACGATGCAAGCTTGGCCTCGACCCCTTCACGGCCCCAGGCCAGCGGGTAGGTGATGTCCAGGGTGTAACTGCGGAACTTGCCTTGGGTGTGTGTGGCGATGTCGCGCAGCTTGGCCATGTCGGCAAAGTCCAGCACCGGCTGGCTGACTTCCAGGCGCAGCGGCGGGTTGACCTGGTTGATGTCGAGCAGGTTGGGCTTGGGACCAATGAAGGACACCAGGCTCATCACAATTGCTTCGCGGATCGGGTCGATCGGCGGGTTGGTCACTTGGGCAAACAGCTGCTTGAAGTAGTTGTAGAGCGGCTTGTTCTTGTCGCTCAGAACGGCCAGCGGGCTGTCGTTGCCCATGGAGCCAATCGCTTCTTCGCCGTTGGCGGCCATCGGGGCGATCAGGAACTTGATGTCTTCCTGCGTGAAGCCAAAGGCCTGCTGGCGGTCCAGCAAGGTGCTGCCGGACTCGTAGGCACTGGCCGGCTCGCTGCCACCAGGGACATCCCCCAGGCGGATGCGCAAGTTCTGGATCCACTGTTTGTAGGGTTTGCTGTTGGCCAGGCTGGACTTGAGTTCCTCGTCCTCGACCATACGACCCTGCTCCAGGTCGATCATGAACATCTTGCCGGGCTGCAGGCGCCATTTGCGCACGATCTTGTTCTCGGGGAAGGGCAACACACCCGACTCGGAGGCCATCACCACCAGGTCGTCGTCGGTGATGCAATACCGCGAGGGGCGCAGGCCATTACGGTCCAGCGTGGCACCGATCTGGCGGCCATCGGTGAACACGATGCTGGCCGGGCCATCCCAGGGCTCGAGCATGGCGGCGTGGTACTCATAAAAGGCGCGGCGGCGCTCGTCCATGCCGGTGTTTTGTTCCCACGGTTCGGGAATCATCATCATCACCGCCTGGCTGATCG is a window encoding:
- a CDS encoding glutamate synthase-related protein yields the protein MTTAAEIQHLQDHGLYSSAQEHDACGVGFVAHIKGVKSHDIVKNALKILENLDHRGAVGADKLMGDGAGILIQLPDALYREEMAAQGVTLPPPGEYGVGMVFLPKEHASRLACEQELERAVKAEGQVLLGWRDVPVNRDMPMSPNVRKKEPILRQIFIGRGTDVIVQDALERKLYVIRKTASAHIQALKLKHSKEYYVPSMSSRTVIYKGLLLADQVGTYYLDLQDPRCVSALGLVHQRFSTNTFPEWPLAHPYRYVAHNGEINTVKGNYNWMKAREGVMSSPVLGDDLKKLYPISFASQSDTATFDNCLELLTMAGYPISQAVMMMIPEPWEQNTGMDERRRAFYEYHAAMLEPWDGPASIVFTDGRQIGATLDRNGLRPSRYCITDDDLVVMASESGVLPFPENKIVRKWRLQPGKMFMIDLEQGRMVEDEELKSSLANSKPYKQWIQNLRIRLGDVPGGSEPASAYESGSTLLDRQQAFGFTQEDIKFLIAPMAANGEEAIGSMGNDSPLAVLSDKNKPLYNYFKQLFAQVTNPPIDPIREAIVMSLVSFIGPKPNLLDINQVNPPLRLEVSQPVLDFADMAKLRDIATHTQGKFRSYTLDITYPLAWGREGVEAKLASLCAEAVDAIKGGHNILIISDRAMNATQVAIPAVLALSAIHQHLVREGLRTTAGLVVETGSAREVHHFGVLAGYGAEAVHPYLAMETLASICKDLPGDLSADKAIYNYVKAVGKGLSKIMSKMGVSTYMSYCGAQLFEAIGLSTATVEKYFTGTPSRVEGISVFEIAEEAIRRHKEAFGPDPVLATRLDAGGEYAWRARGEEHMWTPDAIAKLQHSTRANNWNTYKEYAQIVNDQSKRHMTLRGLFEFKIDPAKAISVDEVESAAEIVKRFATGAMSLGSISTEAHATLAVAMNRIGGKSNTGEGGEDPARYRNELKGIPIKKGDSLKSVIGADVVEVDMPLQDGDSLRSRIKQVASGRFGVTAEYLSSADQIQIKMAQGAKPGEGGQLPGGKVSEYIGKLRYSVPGVGLISPPPHHDIYSIEDLAQLIHDLKNVAPHSSISVKLVSEIGVGTIAAGVAKCKADHVVIAGHDGGTGASPWSSIKHCGSPWEIGLAETQQILVLNRLRSRIRVQTDGQMKTGRDVVIGALLGADEFGFATAPLVVEGCIMMRKCHLNTCPVGVATQDPVLRQKFSGKPEHVVNYFFFIAEEVRQIMAQLGIRKFDDMIGRADLLDTRSGIEHWKASGLDFSRLFAMPNVAADVPKFHIENQEHGLEKALDNVLIAKSRPAIDKGERVQFIEVARNVNRSVGAMLSGAVTKVHPEGLPDDTIRIQLEGTGGQSFGAFLAKGITLYLIGDANDYTGKGLSGGRVVVRPSIDFRGESTKNTIVGNTVMFGATSGEAFFSGVAGERFAVRLSGATAVVEGTGDHGCEYMTGGTVVVLGKTGRNFAAGMSGGIAYVYDEDGQFAKRCNTAMVSLEKVLGVDEQKLTINEKHWHRGLADETQLKKLLEEHNRWTGSKRARELLDNWDVSRQKFVKVFPLEYKRALGEIHARKAALALSELAHTATKKEASKV